A genomic window from Slackia heliotrinireducens DSM 20476 includes:
- the uvrB gene encoding excinuclease ABC subunit UvrB — MSTHLSNIEGNTMEGKLPEVRLANQPFKVVAPYEPSGDQPQAIEKLAEGIESGLRYQTLLGVTGSGKTFTMAKTIEAIQRPTLVMAPNKTLAAQLAAELKEFFPNNAVVYFVSYYDYYQPEAYVPQTDTFIEKDASINEEVEKLRHAATSSLLSRRDIIVVASVSCIYGIGSPMDYAGMAVFVDKEVPQDRDDVIYKLIDIQYDRNDYELKRGTFRVRGDALDVFPPYADNPVRIEFWGDEIERISEIDNVTGEVLGSYEALPIWPASHYVTARPKMDKALNTIQDELRERLQQFKDEGKLLEAQRLEMRVNYDLEMLETMGFCSGIENYSRHLDGREPGEPPYTLIDYFPDDFVCIIDESHVTVPQIRGMHEGDRSRKVTLAEHGFRLPSCLDNRPLRFDEFEDRIPQFIYVSATPGDYEEKVTQQQVEQIIRPTGLLDPEIEVRPIASQIDDVIDEAKERGERNERVLITTLTKKMAEDLTDHLLDRGIKARYMHSDIGTLERVEILRDLRKGEFDVLVGINLLREGLDLPEVSLVAILDADKEGFLRNHRSLIQTIGRAARNVSGKVIMYADKLTDSMNLAITETRRRRAVQMQYNEEHGIEPQTIRKAINDVMGFITDADGNEVGDSVEVNKVLAEMSRAEVMRVISSMEEEMAAASVNMDFEEAARLRDQVVKLRAQVEGSDERDILADLKKSARKGSAFGNRKNSAYGSSRRS; from the coding sequence ATGTCTACGCATCTTTCGAATATCGAGGGCAATACCATGGAGGGGAAGCTTCCTGAGGTCAGGTTGGCGAACCAGCCCTTCAAGGTGGTTGCGCCCTACGAGCCGTCGGGCGACCAGCCCCAAGCCATCGAAAAACTGGCGGAAGGCATCGAGAGCGGGTTGCGGTATCAGACGCTGCTCGGCGTCACCGGCTCGGGAAAGACCTTCACCATGGCTAAGACGATCGAGGCGATACAGCGCCCTACGCTGGTCATGGCTCCGAACAAGACCCTGGCGGCCCAGCTCGCGGCCGAGCTGAAGGAGTTCTTCCCGAACAACGCGGTGGTGTACTTCGTCAGTTACTACGACTACTACCAGCCTGAGGCCTACGTGCCGCAGACCGATACCTTCATCGAGAAGGACGCCTCCATCAACGAGGAGGTGGAGAAGCTTCGCCATGCGGCCACGTCCAGTTTGCTGTCGCGGCGGGATATCATCGTGGTAGCGTCCGTGAGCTGCATTTACGGCATCGGCAGCCCCATGGACTACGCGGGCATGGCGGTGTTTGTGGATAAGGAGGTTCCTCAGGACCGCGACGACGTCATCTACAAGCTTATCGACATCCAGTACGATCGCAACGATTACGAGCTGAAACGCGGAACCTTCCGCGTGCGCGGCGACGCGTTGGACGTGTTCCCTCCTTATGCCGACAACCCCGTCCGTATCGAATTCTGGGGCGACGAGATCGAGCGGATATCCGAGATCGACAACGTGACCGGCGAGGTGCTGGGGTCGTACGAAGCCCTTCCCATCTGGCCCGCCTCCCATTACGTCACGGCTCGTCCGAAGATGGATAAGGCCCTGAACACCATCCAGGACGAACTGCGGGAACGCTTGCAGCAGTTCAAGGACGAAGGCAAGCTGCTTGAGGCCCAGCGCCTGGAGATGCGCGTGAACTACGACTTGGAGATGCTGGAAACCATGGGTTTCTGCAGCGGCATCGAGAACTATTCGCGCCATCTGGACGGACGCGAGCCCGGCGAACCGCCCTATACGCTCATCGACTACTTCCCCGATGACTTTGTCTGTATCATCGACGAGAGCCACGTGACGGTGCCGCAGATCCGCGGCATGCACGAAGGCGACCGCTCCCGCAAGGTCACGCTTGCCGAGCACGGGTTCCGTCTGCCCAGCTGCCTGGACAACCGTCCGCTACGCTTCGATGAGTTCGAAGATCGAATTCCCCAGTTCATCTACGTGTCGGCCACGCCTGGCGATTACGAGGAGAAAGTAACGCAGCAGCAGGTCGAACAGATCATTCGCCCGACGGGTCTGCTTGATCCCGAAATAGAGGTGCGGCCCATCGCCAGCCAGATTGACGACGTGATCGACGAGGCGAAGGAGCGCGGCGAGCGCAACGAGCGCGTGCTCATCACCACGCTGACCAAGAAGATGGCCGAGGATCTGACCGACCATCTGCTGGACCGGGGCATCAAGGCGCGTTACATGCATTCCGACATCGGCACGCTCGAGCGCGTCGAAATCCTGCGCGACCTGCGCAAAGGCGAATTCGACGTGCTGGTGGGCATCAACCTGCTGCGAGAGGGCCTCGACCTGCCCGAAGTGAGCTTGGTGGCCATTCTCGATGCGGACAAGGAAGGCTTCCTGCGCAACCACCGCAGCCTCATCCAGACCATTGGCCGCGCCGCCCGAAACGTGTCGGGCAAGGTCATCATGTATGCTGACAAGCTGACGGACTCCATGAACCTGGCCATAACCGAGACGCGCCGGCGCCGCGCCGTGCAGATGCAGTACAACGAAGAGCACGGCATCGAGCCGCAGACCATCCGCAAGGCTATCAACGACGTCATGGGGTTCATCACCGATGCGGATGGCAACGAGGTGGGGGATTCCGTCGAGGTGAACAAGGTGCTGGCCGAAATGTCTCGCGCCGAGGTGATGCGCGTCATTTCCAGCATGGAGGAAGAGATGGCGGCCGCCTCGGTCAACATGGATTTCGAGGAAGCCGCTCGACTGCGCGACCAGGTGGTCAAGCTGCGCGCCCAGGTGGAAGGCTCCGACGAACGCGACATTCTAGCCGACCTGAAGAAGAGCGCACGCAAGGGGAGCGCCTTCGGCAACCGCAAAAACTCGGCCTACGGCTCCAGCCGCCGCTCGTGA
- the thyX gene encoding FAD-dependent thymidylate synthase, with amino-acid sequence MHVELLYHTPNPERAIATAARLCYAPVGASELMETMSEERMHSVLSTIMRGGHFSTLEHASYTFAIDGVSRALTHQLVRHRIASFNQQSQRYVKYKDGLDVIVPETISANEETAALFDEAVDAAMEAYKKLLEAGVPAEDARYLLPNAAETKIVVTMNVRELLHFFSNRCCNRAQWEIRELAHAMLELARPTAPYIFMDAGASCVRGACPEGKMTCGNPYPKVVRE; translated from the coding sequence ATGCATGTTGAGCTTTTGTACCATACGCCGAACCCTGAACGGGCCATCGCTACGGCCGCGCGCCTGTGCTATGCGCCTGTCGGTGCATCCGAGCTGATGGAGACCATGTCGGAGGAACGTATGCACAGCGTCCTCTCCACTATCATGCGCGGCGGTCACTTCTCGACATTGGAGCATGCGAGCTATACCTTCGCCATCGACGGCGTGTCCCGTGCCCTGACGCATCAGCTGGTGCGTCACCGTATCGCAAGCTTCAACCAGCAGTCCCAGCGCTACGTGAAGTACAAAGACGGCTTGGACGTGATCGTCCCCGAGACCATCTCCGCGAACGAAGAAACGGCCGCTCTGTTCGACGAAGCCGTGGACGCCGCCATGGAGGCCTATAAGAAACTGCTCGAAGCAGGCGTGCCGGCCGAAGACGCGCGCTACCTGCTTCCCAATGCCGCCGAAACGAAGATCGTCGTGACCATGAACGTGCGCGAGCTGCTCCATTTCTTCTCCAACCGCTGCTGCAATCGCGCTCAGTGGGAGATTCGCGAGCTTGCGCATGCCATGTTGGAGCTTGCTCGGCCCACAGCCCCGTATATTTTCATGGACGCCGGCGCATCCTGTGTTCGCGGCGCCTGCCCCGAAGGTAAAATGACCTGCGGAAACCCCTATCCGAAAGTGGTACGTGAATAG
- the coaE gene encoding dephospho-CoA kinase (Dephospho-CoA kinase (CoaE) performs the final step in coenzyme A biosynthesis.), whose protein sequence is MGSLKVALVGGIGSGKSTVLNMFSEAGCGTISLDAIGHEVLESQDVLQALAEAFGPQVVRADGSADRAEIAKAAFDAPEHTELLNAITHPPILAELDRRMTEELLSRDIVMVEVTSGEISKRALPWADALVAVSAPEDLRIARACSRGSQNEQDIRRRMAHQPTDEERESVADFVVYNDGGLDEARRQVDSVMSQLKRRCQAQRFA, encoded by the coding sequence ATGGGCTCGCTTAAAGTGGCTCTTGTCGGAGGCATCGGTTCGGGCAAGAGCACTGTTTTGAATATGTTCTCCGAAGCCGGCTGCGGGACGATCAGTTTGGATGCCATCGGGCATGAGGTCTTGGAATCCCAGGACGTGCTGCAAGCTTTGGCCGAGGCCTTCGGGCCGCAGGTTGTCCGTGCGGACGGTTCTGCCGATCGCGCCGAAATCGCCAAGGCCGCGTTCGATGCTCCGGAGCATACGGAGCTTCTGAACGCCATTACCCATCCGCCCATTCTTGCCGAGCTGGACAGACGGATGACGGAGGAGCTGCTGAGCCGCGACATCGTCATGGTCGAGGTCACTTCTGGGGAAATATCCAAGCGGGCGCTGCCCTGGGCGGATGCCCTTGTGGCCGTAAGCGCCCCCGAGGATCTGCGAATTGCCCGAGCCTGCAGCCGGGGTTCCCAGAACGAGCAGGACATTCGCCGCCGTATGGCCCATCAGCCTACGGACGAGGAGCGCGAATCCGTTGCCGATTTCGTGGTGTACAACGACGGCGGCCTGGACGAAGCCCGTAGGCAGGTGGATAGCGTGATGAGCCAACTGAAACGGCGCTGCCAGGCGCAGCGCTTTGCATGA
- a CDS encoding metal-dependent transcriptional regulator, producing MTELQTETMLESRQAEGLSHSLEDYLEAIVDLAGPENNPIRAVDLAKKLDVSKASVSKAISNLKDKGFADQPYYGDITLTEEGLAYGRAVWHKHKLLFRFLNETIGIDPETANYEACQMEHTISSDSFQKWEAFLATVGIGEGA from the coding sequence ATGACTGAACTTCAAACTGAAACTATGCTCGAATCTCGTCAGGCCGAGGGCCTGAGCCATTCTCTTGAAGATTACCTTGAAGCCATTGTCGACTTGGCTGGTCCTGAGAACAATCCCATCCGCGCGGTTGATCTGGCTAAGAAGCTGGATGTTTCCAAGGCGTCCGTGTCGAAGGCCATCTCCAACCTGAAGGACAAGGGCTTTGCCGACCAGCCGTACTATGGCGATATCACGCTGACCGAAGAGGGGTTGGCTTACGGCAGGGCCGTTTGGCACAAGCACAAGCTGTTGTTCCGTTTCCTCAACGAGACAATCGGCATCGACCCCGAGACGGCAAACTACGAGGCCTGTCAGATGGAACACACCATCAGCAGCGACTCATTCCAAAAATGGGAGGCCTTCCTTGCTACCGTCGGCATAGGCGAAGGCGCGTAA
- a CDS encoding GNAT family N-acetyltransferase, which yields MVSFIPVVSEEQLGQLADMADEIWHEYWPAIIGIGQTDYMVERFQSLPAIKRDIADHGYRYWFIHDSEQKARGGIVGYTGGRTETETNRFFISKIYLFSDARGHGYCSRTIEFYDQLCRNESLRAMYLTVNKHNDLGVRAYLAKGFETIDSVETDIGSGYVMDDYIMERQA from the coding sequence ATGGTCTCATTCATCCCCGTCGTCTCCGAAGAGCAGCTTGGGCAGCTGGCCGACATGGCAGACGAAATCTGGCACGAATACTGGCCGGCCATCATCGGCATCGGACAAACCGACTACATGGTCGAACGGTTCCAATCGCTGCCAGCCATCAAGCGTGACATTGCCGATCACGGCTACCGCTACTGGTTCATCCACGACAGCGAACAAAAGGCCCGCGGCGGCATCGTCGGCTACACCGGCGGCCGCACCGAAACGGAAACGAACAGGTTCTTCATTTCGAAGATTTACCTGTTCTCGGACGCACGGGGCCACGGCTATTGCTCACGTACCATCGAGTTCTACGACCAACTGTGCAGGAACGAGAGTCTGCGGGCCATGTACCTCACAGTCAACAAGCACAACGACCTGGGCGTTCGTGCCTATCTGGCGAAGGGGTTCGAAACCATCGACTCCGTCGAGACCGATATCGGCAGCGGATACGTCATGGACGACTACATCATGGAGCGTCAAGCGTAG
- the feoB gene encoding ferrous iron transporter B — translation MAIRIALAGNPNCGKTTLFNALTGASQYVGNWPGVTVEKKEGKYSKDHDVTITDLPGIYSLSPYSPEEVVARDYLVDERPDCVINLVDATNLERNLYLTTQIVNLGLPVVVAMNMADLVEKNGDKIDFDGLSKRLGCPVMSISALKNTGVDELLQTAIATGKAGVPAAPTFQFDAAFEDGLSEIESALSVSEHLKRWYAIKLFENDERAIAKVNPSKDVLAKVAAVRSTLESKFDDDAESLITSERYDAIAHIVDETVKKSGKTLTTTQKIDRIVTNRWLGLPIFILVMFVVYYAACTVGGGVVTDWANDGISGDGWIYTPGGMEAWDEESGEAETMGDYGLYIPGLGLIIGNALEASGVADWLQSLIMDGIVAGVGAVIGFVPQMIILFLLLSFLEGCGYMARVAFIMDRIFRRFGLSGKSFIPMLIASGCGVPAVMATKTIENEKDRRMTIMTTTMIPCGAKLPIIALVFGALASAEYESVWWVGPMFYFLGVAAIIISGIMLRKTPYFAGEATPFIMELPQYHIPTVRSVLLATWERVKSYIIKAGTIIFLSSIVIWFLLNLGVADGHFGMVDIEDSFMAGLGTILAPLFAPLGFGSWKAVATSVTGLVAKENVVATVATLTALEDLGETDPGLWKGFAAMLGGSAPAIMSFCAFNLLCAPCFAAIGTIYRQMVSGKWTWIAIGYMCGFAYCVALMVYQFGMLFTGGGFGIGTVFAIVVLAALLFQIFRPMPNYDKKGTETAADAA, via the coding sequence ATGGCAATCCGTATTGCTCTTGCCGGCAACCCGAACTGCGGCAAGACGACGTTGTTCAATGCTCTCACTGGTGCAAGCCAATATGTCGGCAACTGGCCTGGCGTAACCGTTGAGAAGAAGGAGGGTAAATACAGCAAAGATCATGATGTGACCATCACTGACCTGCCTGGTATTTACTCCCTGTCCCCCTATTCGCCCGAGGAAGTCGTTGCACGCGACTACCTGGTTGATGAACGCCCCGACTGCGTTATCAACCTGGTCGACGCCACCAACCTCGAGCGCAACCTGTATCTGACCACTCAAATCGTCAACCTGGGTCTCCCCGTGGTCGTCGCCATGAACATGGCCGACCTCGTCGAGAAGAACGGCGACAAGATCGATTTCGACGGTCTGTCCAAGCGTTTGGGCTGCCCCGTCATGTCCATCAGCGCTCTGAAGAACACAGGCGTCGACGAGCTGCTGCAGACCGCCATCGCTACGGGCAAGGCCGGTGTGCCTGCGGCTCCGACGTTCCAGTTCGACGCTGCTTTCGAAGACGGCCTGTCCGAAATCGAATCCGCGCTGTCTGTTTCCGAGCACCTGAAGCGCTGGTATGCCATCAAGCTGTTCGAGAACGATGAGCGCGCCATCGCCAAGGTCAATCCGTCCAAGGATGTCCTGGCCAAGGTCGCTGCAGTTCGCAGCACCCTGGAGTCTAAGTTCGACGACGACGCCGAGAGCCTCATCACTTCCGAGCGCTACGACGCCATCGCCCACATCGTGGACGAAACGGTCAAAAAGTCTGGCAAGACCCTGACCACCACCCAGAAGATCGACCGCATCGTGACCAACCGCTGGCTGGGCCTGCCCATCTTCATTCTGGTCATGTTCGTCGTCTACTATGCCGCCTGTACCGTCGGTGGCGGCGTCGTTACCGACTGGGCCAACGACGGCATCTCCGGCGACGGCTGGATTTACACCCCTGGCGGCATGGAAGCCTGGGATGAGGAAAGCGGCGAAGCCGAGACAATGGGCGATTACGGCCTGTACATCCCCGGCCTTGGCCTCATCATCGGCAATGCCCTCGAGGCATCCGGTGTCGCCGATTGGCTGCAGAGCTTGATCATGGACGGCATCGTCGCAGGTGTCGGCGCCGTTATCGGCTTCGTTCCTCAGATGATCATCCTGTTCCTGCTGCTGTCGTTCTTGGAAGGCTGCGGTTACATGGCGCGTGTCGCGTTCATCATGGACCGTATCTTCCGCCGCTTCGGCCTGTCCGGCAAGAGCTTTATCCCGATGCTCATCGCATCGGGCTGCGGCGTGCCCGCCGTCATGGCTACCAAGACCATTGAGAACGAGAAGGACCGTCGCATGACGATCATGACCACCACGATGATTCCCTGCGGCGCGAAGCTGCCCATCATCGCTCTGGTCTTCGGCGCTCTGGCCTCTGCTGAGTACGAATCCGTCTGGTGGGTCGGCCCCATGTTCTACTTCCTGGGCGTTGCCGCCATCATCATCTCCGGCATCATGCTGCGCAAGACCCCCTATTTCGCAGGTGAAGCCACTCCGTTCATTATGGAACTCCCTCAGTACCACATCCCGACCGTCCGCTCCGTCTTGCTGGCGACCTGGGAACGCGTCAAGAGCTACATCATTAAAGCAGGTACCATCATCTTCCTGTCCTCTATCGTCATCTGGTTCCTCCTGAACCTGGGCGTGGCTGATGGCCACTTCGGCATGGTCGACATCGAAGACAGCTTCATGGCCGGCCTCGGCACCATCCTCGCACCGCTGTTCGCTCCTCTGGGCTTCGGCTCTTGGAAAGCGGTCGCAACCTCCGTCACCGGTCTGGTTGCCAAGGAGAACGTCGTCGCCACCGTTGCTACCCTGACCGCTCTTGAGGACCTGGGCGAGACCGACCCCGGTCTGTGGAAGGGCTTCGCTGCCATGCTCGGCGGCTCCGCTCCCGCCATCATGTCCTTCTGCGCGTTCAACCTGCTGTGCGCCCCCTGCTTCGCTGCCATCGGCACCATCTATCGTCAGATGGTTTCTGGCAAGTGGACTTGGATTGCCATCGGCTACATGTGCGGCTTCGCTTACTGCGTCGCATTGATGGTCTATCAGTTCGGCATGCTGTTCACTGGCGGCGGATTCGGCATTGGCACGGTCTTCGCCATCGTGGTCTTGGCTGCCCTGCTGTTCCAGATCTTCCGTCCCATGCCCAACTATGACAAGAAGGGTACTGAGACGGCCGCCGACGCCGCTTAG
- a CDS encoding mechanosensitive ion channel family protein, translating to METALQHLSSLTASDLFRNTLVAFLLLIVTSIVAHIATKTIRHITTSEKSPFPSNSIFINIGRVIVWGTGVSIILDSCFGVNMSAIVTALGVGGIAISLGAQDTLSNLIGGLQVTAMRIIEPGDNIEVGSDMGVVQDVSWRHTTIKNRLGETVIIPNSIISKTALTILPPANRFNVPFAVTETTNDMDGVRDRIRREAENAVIPISDIEEGPNVFFTDITEYGFKGKVIIRISDASKVNEAIDAVVRAIADDTRGYIPESDEDR from the coding sequence ATGGAAACGGCCCTGCAGCACCTGTCGTCCCTTACGGCCAGCGATTTATTCCGCAACACTCTCGTTGCGTTCCTGCTGCTTATCGTCACTTCCATCGTCGCGCACATCGCTACGAAAACCATTCGTCATATCACGACCAGCGAGAAGTCGCCCTTCCCTTCCAACAGTATCTTCATCAACATCGGACGCGTCATCGTATGGGGCACCGGCGTCTCCATCATCCTGGATTCCTGTTTCGGAGTGAACATGTCGGCCATCGTGACCGCTTTAGGCGTCGGCGGCATAGCCATTTCGCTGGGTGCCCAAGACACGCTGTCCAACCTGATCGGCGGCCTCCAGGTGACCGCCATGCGCATCATCGAGCCGGGCGACAACATCGAAGTAGGTTCGGACATGGGCGTCGTGCAGGACGTGAGCTGGCGCCACACCACCATCAAGAACCGGTTGGGCGAAACGGTCATCATCCCTAACTCCATCATCTCGAAGACCGCCCTCACCATCCTGCCGCCGGCGAACCGTTTCAATGTACCGTTCGCCGTGACCGAGACGACAAACGACATGGACGGCGTCCGCGACCGTATCCGCCGCGAGGCCGAAAACGCCGTGATACCCATTTCGGACATCGAAGAGGGCCCCAACGTGTTCTTCACCGACATCACCGAATACGGCTTCAAAGGCAAAGTCATCATCAGAATATCCGACGCCAGCAAGGTCAACGAAGCCATCGACGCCGTAGTCAGGGCGATTGCTGACGACACCCGCGGCTACATCCCCGAATCCGACGAAGACCGATAG
- a CDS encoding DUF1385 domain-containing protein, with product MTPKNTDSDLKRAFKEDGELKTHVGGQALIEGIMMRGRYNWSVAVREPDGNIYTEEHDLASGRKKNSWMYWPIIRGCRAFVESLGLGYKALEIAAMHAYAGEEDSEEEEDSFGKVEMTISMVLGLVLGVALFVVLPAVLSNLLVGEYDAHTLAWNIVDGIVRVAIFVFYIWLIGRMPDIKRMFMYHGAEHKTIHCYEHGLPLTPENARSFPRLHVRCGTAFLIMVMIIAIIVYTLTPLNGVIAALGIPSGAPKLVFVIFVRILLMPIIAGVSYEITVKWAGSHPDNPLVKVILWPGMQMQYLTTNEPEDEQLECAIAAMQMVLEREEQEEAAKQESLATVPA from the coding sequence GTGACACCTAAGAATACCGATAGCGACCTGAAGCGCGCGTTCAAAGAGGACGGCGAGCTGAAAACCCATGTCGGCGGCCAGGCCCTGATCGAGGGCATCATGATGCGCGGCAGGTATAACTGGTCGGTTGCCGTGCGTGAGCCGGACGGCAACATCTACACTGAAGAACACGATTTGGCAAGCGGCCGCAAGAAGAACTCTTGGATGTACTGGCCCATCATCCGCGGATGCCGCGCGTTTGTCGAGAGCCTCGGTCTTGGCTATAAGGCCCTGGAAATCGCAGCGATGCATGCCTATGCGGGCGAGGAGGACTCCGAAGAGGAGGAGGACAGCTTCGGCAAGGTAGAGATGACCATCTCCATGGTGCTGGGCCTTGTTCTGGGCGTGGCGTTGTTCGTGGTGCTGCCTGCTGTCCTGTCCAACCTTCTCGTTGGCGAATACGATGCGCACACGCTCGCGTGGAACATCGTCGACGGCATCGTACGCGTGGCCATCTTCGTCTTCTACATCTGGCTGATCGGCCGCATGCCCGACATCAAGCGTATGTTCATGTACCATGGCGCCGAGCATAAGACCATCCACTGTTACGAGCACGGCTTGCCGCTGACTCCGGAAAACGCGCGGTCCTTCCCGCGTCTCCATGTCCGCTGCGGTACGGCGTTCCTTATCATGGTCATGATCATAGCCATCATCGTGTACACGCTCACGCCGCTCAACGGTGTCATCGCAGCGCTCGGCATTCCCAGCGGCGCCCCCAAGCTCGTATTCGTCATCTTCGTGCGCATTCTGCTTATGCCGATCATCGCAGGCGTCAGCTATGAGATTACGGTGAAGTGGGCTGGAAGCCATCCTGACAATCCGCTGGTCAAGGTCATCCTGTGGCCTGGCATGCAGATGCAGTACCTGACCACGAACGAGCCCGAGGACGAGCAGCTTGAATGCGCCATTGCGGCGATGCAGATGGTGCTGGAGCGTGAAGAGCAGGAAGAGGCGGCCAAACAGGAGTCGCTGGCAACGGTTCCTGCCTAG
- the rpsA gene encoding 30S ribosomal protein S1, with product MNQMIDGTLTEFDEGDLVKGTVVKIEHDEVLLDIGFKSEGVIPSRELSIRKDADPSEIVAEGDEIEALVLQKEDKDGRLILSKKRAEYERAWISVEEKFKAGEPVVGEVIEVVKGGLILDIGLRGFLPASLVDLRRVKDLDMYLNTELEACVIEMDRNRNNVVLSRRALLEDARKNERAEILGQLKAGMRLNGVVSSIVDFGAFVDLGGIDGLVHISELSWNHVNHPSEVVKVGQEVEVEVLKVELDRERISLGLKQTTEDPWLKLVEAYPAGSIIDGKVTKIVPFGAFVELGNNVEGLVHISEMAPRRIDTPAQVVKVGQDVKVKVMEVNPERRRISLSMKAAAAELGIEIEVDETVQAEPRQPRKKADKAEAPAEEAAEAAEATEE from the coding sequence ATGAATCAAATGATCGATGGCACCCTGACCGAGTTCGACGAAGGCGATCTGGTCAAGGGCACAGTCGTGAAAATCGAGCATGACGAAGTCCTGCTCGACATCGGGTTCAAGAGCGAGGGCGTCATCCCCTCCCGCGAACTCTCCATCCGCAAGGATGCAGATCCCTCTGAAATCGTTGCCGAAGGCGACGAAATCGAGGCTCTGGTCCTCCAGAAAGAGGACAAAGACGGTCGCCTGATCCTCTCCAAGAAGCGTGCTGAGTACGAGCGTGCTTGGATCAGCGTCGAAGAGAAGTTCAAGGCTGGCGAGCCCGTCGTCGGCGAGGTCATCGAAGTCGTCAAGGGCGGCCTCATCCTCGACATCGGCCTCCGTGGCTTCCTTCCCGCATCCCTCGTCGACCTCCGTCGCGTCAAGGATCTCGACATGTACCTCAACACCGAGCTCGAGGCTTGCGTCATCGAGATGGACCGCAACCGCAACAACGTGGTCCTGTCCCGTCGCGCTCTGCTCGAGGATGCCCGCAAGAACGAGCGCGCCGAAATCCTCGGTCAGCTCAAGGCCGGCATGCGCCTCAACGGTGTGGTTTCCTCCATCGTCGACTTCGGCGCTTTCGTCGACCTCGGCGGTATCGACGGTCTGGTTCACATCTCCGAGCTGTCCTGGAACCATGTCAACCATCCCTCCGAGGTCGTCAAGGTCGGCCAGGAGGTCGAGGTTGAGGTCCTGAAGGTCGAACTCGACCGCGAGCGCATTTCCCTCGGTCTGAAGCAGACCACCGAGGATCCGTGGCTGAAGCTCGTCGAGGCCTATCCCGCAGGCTCCATCATCGACGGCAAGGTCACCAAGATCGTTCCGTTCGGCGCTTTCGTCGAGCTTGGCAACAACGTCGAGGGCCTGGTGCACATCTCCGAGATGGCTCCTCGCCGCATCGACACTCCTGCCCAGGTCGTCAAGGTCGGCCAGGATGTCAAGGTCAAGGTCATGGAAGTCAACCCCGAGCGTCGTCGCATCTCCCTGTCCATGAAGGCTGCCGCAGCCGAACTCGGCATCGAGATCGAAGTTGACGAGACCGTCCAGGCCGAGCCCCGTCAGCCCCGCAAGAAGGCTGACAAGGCTGAGGCTCCTGCCGAAGAGGCAGCCGAGGCCGCCGAGGCAACCGAGGAATAA
- a CDS encoding ROK family protein: MTTHDSTDASAQVGPGRAQTGKLLVGIDMGGTTIKVGLVDESGALHARQTVPTGGLSDKDSQHAFASMVRSIVGDKQGLIHGVGFAVPGPVDRDGNLRMGVNVDLDLPGMLQALQREFPSAWVRALNDANAAAFGECNRGAAVGRKDVLLVTLGTGVGAGVVADGKVLVGARGIAGEIGHMCVEASGVKCNCGRYGCLEQYSSARGLIRLMRESALQAGDERSASVEDARQVMEAFERSNPHAVHAMEVFSDRLGYALANIACVIDPEVILLGGGVSECFDLFEDMLRASFDMYALGESRSVEFRKAALGNEAGMVGAALFSIAQ; encoded by the coding sequence ATGACCACTCATGATTCAACTGATGCGTCTGCCCAGGTAGGCCCAGGGCGCGCCCAAACGGGGAAGCTGCTTGTCGGAATCGACATGGGCGGCACGACCATCAAGGTGGGCCTTGTGGACGAAAGCGGTGCGCTGCATGCGCGACAGACCGTTCCTACAGGAGGATTAAGCGACAAGGACTCCCAGCATGCCTTCGCCTCCATGGTCAGAAGCATTGTCGGAGACAAGCAGGGGCTCATCCACGGCGTGGGGTTCGCCGTGCCTGGCCCCGTTGACCGGGACGGCAACCTGCGGATGGGCGTCAACGTCGATTTGGATCTGCCGGGGATGCTTCAGGCGCTGCAGCGCGAGTTCCCTTCGGCGTGGGTACGCGCTTTGAACGACGCAAACGCCGCAGCGTTTGGAGAATGCAACCGCGGTGCGGCGGTAGGTCGCAAGGACGTGCTACTGGTGACGCTCGGCACCGGCGTCGGGGCCGGGGTTGTGGCGGACGGGAAGGTGCTCGTGGGCGCCCGAGGCATCGCTGGCGAAATCGGCCATATGTGCGTCGAGGCCAGCGGCGTGAAGTGCAACTGCGGGCGGTACGGCTGTTTGGAACAGTACTCTTCCGCACGTGGCCTTATCCGTCTCATGCGCGAGTCTGCCCTGCAGGCCGGCGACGAGCGTTCCGCTTCGGTCGAGGACGCCCGCCAGGTCATGGAAGCGTTCGAACGGTCGAACCCGCATGCCGTGCACGCCATGGAAGTGTTCAGCGATCGGCTAGGCTATGCGCTGGCCAACATCGCATGCGTCATCGACCCTGAGGTCATCCTACTGGGCGGCGGCGTGTCGGAGTGTTTCGATCTGTTCGAGGACATGCTGAGGGCATCATTCGATATGTACGCCCTTGGCGAGAGCCGCTCTGTGGAATTTCGCAAGGCGGCCCTGGGCAACGAGGCCGGTATGGTCGGGGCAGCGTTGTTCTCGATCGCCCAGTAG